Below is a genomic region from Pseudomonas frederiksbergensis.
ACGAACTGCGTAACAAGTTGAATGCCGCGCTGAAAGAAATCGTCGCTGATGGCACCTACAAAAAGATCAACGACAAGTACTTCCCGTTCAGCATCTATTGATTCTGACTGGCCTGACCGGCGCCGTTCTCTGACGGTGCGCCGGTCCTTGGCAAAGCCTGCCGCGATTTGAAAAGAAATCCATGACTATCGATCTCTACGGATTCGGCCCGGCGCTCGCCGCTGGCGCGCTGATGACCGTCAAACTGGCTCTCTCGGCGTTGTGCCTGGGGCTGGTGCTCGGTCTGCTCGGTGCCTTGGCCAAGACTTCCCCGTACAAGCCGTTGCAATGGCTTGGCGGCACTTACTCGACCCTGGTTCGCGGTATCCCGGAATTGCTCTGGGTGCTGTTGATCTACTTCGGCACGGTCAACCTGATGCGTGCCTTGGGCGAGTTTTTCGGCAACCCCGATCTCGCGCTCAATGCCTTCGCCGCTGGCGTGATCGCCCTGGGCCTGTGCTTCGGCGCCTACGCCACGGAAGTCTTCCGCGGTGCGATTCTGGCAATCCCCAAAGGTCACCGTGAAGCCGGTGTTGCGCTGGGTCTTTCGAAGTTCCGGATCTTCACCAGGCTGATCCTGCCGCAGATGTGGCGCATCGCCCTGCCGGGCCTGGGCAACCTGTTCATGATCCTGATGAAGGATACCGCGCTGGTGTCGGTGATCGGTCTGGAAGAAATCATGCGTCACGCCCAAAACGGCGTCACCATGACCAAGCAGCCGTTCACCTTCTACATGGCCGCAGCCTTCATGTACCTGGGCCTGACGATTCTGGCCATGACCGGCATGCACCTGCTGGAAAAACGCGCCGCTCGCGGCTTCGCAAGGAGCACGCAATGAACTGGGAAGTCATCATCAAGTGGCTGCCGAAACTGGCGCAGGGCGCGACCCTGACCCTGGAACTGGTGGCCATCGCCGTCGTCCTCGGCTTGCTGCTGGCGATTCCGCTGGGCATCGCCCGCTCGTCACGTCTGTGGTACGTGCGCGCACTGCCTTACGCGTACATTTTCTTCTTCCGCGGTACACCGTTGCTGGTGCAACTGTTCCTGGTCTATTACGGCCTGGCGCAGTTCGATGCCGTCCGCGCGAGCGCGATGTGGCCGTACCTGCGCGATCCGTTCTGGTGCGCCACCGCCACCATGACCCTGCACACCGCCGCCTACATCGCCGAGATCCTGCGCGGGGCGATCCAGGCCATCCCGAAGGGCGAGATCGAA
It encodes:
- a CDS encoding ABC transporter permease, which gives rise to MNWEVIIKWLPKLAQGATLTLELVAIAVVLGLLLAIPLGIARSSRLWYVRALPYAYIFFFRGTPLLVQLFLVYYGLAQFDAVRASAMWPYLRDPFWCATATMTLHTAAYIAEILRGAIQAIPKGEIEAARALGMSRPTALFYIILPRAARIGLPAYSNEVILMLKASALASTVTLLELTGMARTIIARTYLPVEIFFAAGMFYLLMAYILVRGFKLLERWLRVDACQGR
- a CDS encoding ABC transporter permease; amino-acid sequence: MTIDLYGFGPALAAGALMTVKLALSALCLGLVLGLLGALAKTSPYKPLQWLGGTYSTLVRGIPELLWVLLIYFGTVNLMRALGEFFGNPDLALNAFAAGVIALGLCFGAYATEVFRGAILAIPKGHREAGVALGLSKFRIFTRLILPQMWRIALPGLGNLFMILMKDTALVSVIGLEEIMRHAQNGVTMTKQPFTFYMAAAFMYLGLTILAMTGMHLLEKRAARGFARSTQ